One Intestinimonas butyriciproducens genomic window, GTCACAGTACCCTTGAGGGAATTCTTCTCCCGCTCCAGCCACTGGGGCACCATGACCACCACGGCGTCCTCTCCGGTCAGGCGCTTGAACTTGACGGAGGAGCGGCTCTTCTCCGCCACCTCGATCACATCGCCCGCGCTCACCAAGTAAGAGGGGATGTTCACGCGCTTGCCGTTCACGGTGAAGTGGCCGTGGTTCACCAGCTGGCGGGCCTCACGACGGGTCATGGCGAGGCCCAGACGGTACACCACATTGTCCAGACGGCGCTCCACCAAGATCAGCAGGTTCTCGCCGGTCTTGCCCTGGGTCTTGGAGGCCTTCTCGTAGTACATACGGAACTGCTTCTCCATGATGCCGTAGACAAATTTGACCTTCTGCTTCTCGTTGAGCTGCATGGCGTACTCGGACTTCTTCTTCCGCACATTGGCCTTGGGGTTGCGGTTGGTGGTCTTTTTGCTGTATCCCATGGCCGCGGGGGAGATGTCCAGCGCCGCGCAGCGCTTGGCCACAGGTTGCATATTCTTAGCCATATTGTTTTCTTCCCTCCTCTAAATCAGACGCGGCGGCGCTTGGGCGGACGGCAGCCGTTGTGGGGAACGGGGGTCACGTCCTTGATGAGGGTGACTTCCAGGCCCACGGCCTGCAGGGCGCGGATGGCGGCCTCACGACCGGCGCCGGGGCCCTTGACGTACACCTCCACGGTCTTCAGCCCGTGCTCCATGGCGGCCTTTGCAGCCGTCTCGGCGGCGGTCTGAGCGGCGAAGGGAGTGGATTTACGGGAACCGCGGAAGCCCAGGCCGCCGGAGGAGGCCCAGCTCAGGGCGTTGCCGCCCATATCGGTCACAGTGACCATGGTGTTGTTGAAGGAGGAGCGGATATGCACCTGGCCCTTCTCGATATTCTTACGCTCGCGGCGCTTACGCACCACTTTCTTGCCCTTAGCAGCAGTAGCCATTGTTCATATCCCTCCCTTACTTCTTCTTGTTGGCGACCGTGCGCTTCGGACCCTTGCGGGTACGGGCGTT contains:
- the rpsK gene encoding 30S ribosomal protein S11; this translates as MATAAKGKKVVRKRRERKNIEKGQVHIRSSFNNTMVTVTDMGGNALSWASSGGLGFRGSRKSTPFAAQTAAETAAKAAMEHGLKTVEVYVKGPGAGREAAIRALQAVGLEVTLIKDVTPVPHNGCRPPKRRRV
- the rpsD gene encoding 30S ribosomal protein S4, encoding MAKNMQPVAKRCAALDISPAAMGYSKKTTNRNPKANVRKKKSEYAMQLNEKQKVKFVYGIMEKQFRMYYEKASKTQGKTGENLLILVERRLDNVVYRLGLAMTRREARQLVNHGHFTVNGKRVNIPSYLVSAGDVIEVAEKSRSSVKFKRLTGEDAVVVMVPQWLEREKNSLKGTVTRMPFREDIDLPVEEHLIVELYSK